One Penaeus chinensis breed Huanghai No. 1 chromosome 12, ASM1920278v2, whole genome shotgun sequence DNA segment encodes these proteins:
- the LOC125031165 gene encoding ras-responsive element-binding protein 1-like isoform X2, translating into MVVSTEEYRHKIFGVIPSPDHQPVFCETDMAAATASPEPKGTLTPPGSSPLRAECDPTRDSSHNSTPLSPEAPPTPDSAHMANEPTNHSAARLQPTSEREESNILTNQEPLSGAKKRKAAKVHKVETACGSEGEGEAGLTGNFSCPVCEEVLPAQHEFTQHIRKHNHVIETDNGTKVYCCGICKKQLSSNSSLDRHMLVHSGERPFRCHICGTHFTTNGNMHRHIRGHYRNGGGGGGGGAGSDTGDSDLASEEETSSPRKRHLEDEESVVSAKAVRLNASEVEEEELTCPACGVEQPSQHALEQHVENIHPEYQVACTTCQVGFKNYRALHLHNSMVHHTSTASPPQVDLTLTDFSSPKFPLIAKEICERDRVHQQPGEGVGVHRCQLCHITFPCAESWLMHMREHAAASTGSASSLRCLRCDLSFSNVVELTHHHQRHLCEEPQPGKEGFLRVLDLLKQQEAESASATSMAASIFASGLRPPLSMQPPGQHSPAPADSAKASPEHPSAGRIAATTTTTASSVGPLLSTAPGLSHDEQFARGYREMKLNGQYPCKLCKEVFANLRKLKSHNLVHMVAPPYRCNLCTFFSNDKNTLKEHMKSHKGDTPYECNLCNLAFTTKANCERHIKNIHGRQSRDEVKGCMSYVPQEEGASTDRSLDTVCHICHIDCKARSVLRDHIRSSHPEGMTKPFSCKLCGGAFSSENDVMRHVIQQHSEAATGPTLDSLVVSQAARDDHQDHHDLTPVESLLSFSKLPLTAMPLTTSHQPPPPALPLPFSHNAGIPTPLVPGRTLTPSVTPTLTPVPSVLSASDEDAPLDLSMNSKREQEDDRKEEDDDEEIEVNEVKCEQVEPEDLSKPRKEECREPDEAKSPEPSSESTTEVLKIPKPPFSLGMYPQHLPLCSPFNPHQYSFLMNPYNGLHHPVRNLDPAFFEEYQKELKRGLQLTSGGGLLSGGFLQSSPSFSLSALAMVAAHRNPLRIPRPDIRSSESKSEDSSTSDSQSTPISKPGDEDVMHFTIRNSVLMKKPKQRRYRTERPWRCDLCDKGFTLRSNMERHMKQQHPDVWQHRPRGVNTPRSETDTPTSASDTPHTISETVREQLIIKIEKDAAEDRGEEVEQREEEERELVIDDGHEVEEEEEEEEEEEEEEEEEEEEDDEDEEEEEGQESSGEKSREDSSADLASVHTLLSTASSQSFPFFGSEGEEEVPGEDDSTSSNTMSEEAKRSAYSSAPQKQKCPFCQRKFPWSSSLVRHIRTHTGQKPYLCPVCHFPFTTKSNCDRHLLRKHPDSPHTLGGDRPYRCSKCPGAAFTSLESLRKHEVFKHEKASDTAISRDDARPFRCHVCEVPLASREVAVQHVKEAHPENFQKITSIEPVTAENNNDPLSPTPDSTTTERVSCMFCLNRYWSLAELKQHVTTQHTNSSPVLSAVEQKEGSLSSPAIKTEIKEERKDETEGSDFISNLLGTRRAVVDHLLTSKSADDAAKLLGVR; encoded by the exons ATGGTAGTGTCAACAGAAGAGTACCGACACAAGATATTCGGCGTCATTCCATCTCCAGATCACCAGCCAGTATTCT GTGAAACAGACATGGCTGCAGCAACAGCGTCTCCAGAGCCTAAGGGCACGTTGACCCCCCCAGGCTCCTCCCCCCTGAGGGCGGAGTGTGACCCCACCCGTGACTCCTCCCACAACTCCACCCCCCTCTCGCCAGAGGCGCCCCCGACCCCAGACTCCGCCCACATGGCCAATGAGCCCACCAATCACAGCGCAGCTCGCCTCCAGCCCAccagtgaaagagaagagagcaacATCTTGACCAATCAAGAGCCTCTCTCAGGAGCCAAGAAGCGGAAGGCAGCGAAGGTTCACAAAGTCGAG ACGGCGTGCgggagtgagggcgagggcgaggcggGCCTGACTGGAAACTTCTCGTGTCCAGTGTGCGAGGAGGTTCTCCCGGCCCAGCACGAATTCACACAGCACATCCGCAAGCACAACCACGTCATCGAGACCGACAACGGCACCAAAGTGTACTGCTGCGGCATCTGCAAGAAGCAGCTAAGCAGCAACAGCTCGCTGGACAGGCACATGCTGGTACATTCCGGCGAGCGGCCGTTCCGCTGCCACATCTGCGGCACGCACTTCACCACCAATGGGAACATGCACCGCCACATCCGGGGGCACTACCGcaacggcggtggcggcggcggaggaggcgcaGGCTCAGACACGGGCGACAGCGACTTGGCCTCGGAGGAGGAAACGTCGTCGCCCCGCAAGCGCCACCTGGAGGACGAGGAGAGCGTGGTGTCCGCCAAGGCCGTACGCCTCAACGCcagcgaggtggaggaggaggagctgacgTGCCCCGCCTGCGGAGTGGAGCAGCCTAGTCAACACGCCCTCGAGCAGCATGTGGAGAATATCCACCCAGAGTACCAAGTGGCGTGCACCACCTGTCAGGTGGGCTTCAAGAACTACCGGGCGCTGCACCTCCACAACTCCATGGTTCACCACACGTCCACAGCGTCGCCGCCGCAGGTGGACCTCACCCTCACAGACTTCTCGAGCCCTAAGTTCCCCCTGATTGCCAAGGAGATCTGCGAGCGGGACCGTGTGCACCAGCAGCccggagagggggtgggggtacacAGGTGCCAGTTGTGCCATATCACATTCCCGTGCGCCGAGTCGTGGCTCATGCACATGCGCGAGCACGCCGCCGCCTCCACGGGATCCGCCTCCTCCCTCAGGTGCCTCCGGTGCGACCTCAGCTTTTCCAACGTGGTCGAGCTGACGCACCACCACCAACGCCACCTGTGCGAGGAGCCGCAGCCGGGCAAGGAGGGCTTCCTCAGGGTGCTGGACCTACTCAAGCAGCAGGAGGCCGAGTCCGCCTCCGCCACCTCGATGGCAGCCTCTATCTTCGCCAGTGGACTGAGGCCGCCCTTGAGCATGCAGCCCCCCGGTCAGCACTCGCCCGCGCCGGCAGACTCAGCGAAGGCGTCTCCCGAGCACCCGTCCGCCGGCCGCATCGCCGCCACGACCACAACCACCGCCAGCAGCGTCGGGCCCCTGCTGTCCACGGCCCCGGGGCTCTCGCACGACGAGCAGTTCGCGCGAGGCTACCGCGAGATGAAGCTGAACGGCCAGTACCCGTGCAAGCTGTGCAAGGAGGTGTTCGCCAACCTGCGCAAACTTAAGTCACACAACCTGGTCCACATGGTGGCTCCCCCGTACCGGTGCAACCTGTGCACCTTCTTCAGCAACGACAAGAACACTCTGAAGGAACACATGAAGAGCCACAAGGGCGACACGCCCTACGAGTGCAACCTCTGCAACCTTGCCTTCACCACAAAGGCCAACTGCGAGCGCCACATCAAGAACATCCACGGGCGCCAGTCGCGGGACGAAGTCAAGGGCTGCATGTCGTACGTGCCGCAGGAGGAGGGCGCCAGCACCGACCGCTCCCTGGACACCGTGTGCCACATCTGCCACATCGACTGCAAGGCGCGGTCCGTGCTGCGCGACCACATCCGCTCCTCGCACCCCGAGGGCATGACCAAGCCTTTCTCGTGCAAGTTGTGCGGCGGCGCCTTCTCCTCCGAGAACGACGTGATGCGCCACGTGATCCAGCAGCACTCGGAGGCCGCCACGGGGCCCACCCTTGACAGCCTCGTGGTGAGCCAGGCCGCCCGCGACGACCACCAGGACCACCACGATCTCACGCCCGTCGAGTCGCTCCTCAGCTTCTCCAAGTTGCCTCTCACCGCAATGCCCCTCACTACCTCCCACCAACCGCCGCCGCCGGCGCTCCCTCTGCCCTTCTCGCACAACGCAGGAATTCCAACGCCCTTGGTTCCTGGCCGCACGCTTACGCCGTCCGTCACGCCCACACTCACGCCCGTGCCCAGCGTGCTCTCCGCCAGCGACGAGGACGCGCCTCTGGACCTCAGCATGAACTccaagagagagcaggaggatgacaggaaggaggaggacgacgacgaggagatcGAGGTGAACGAAGTCAAGTGCGAGCAGGTTGAGCCCGAGGACCTGTCCAAGCCACGCAAGGAGGAGTGCAGGGAGCCCGACGAGGCCAAGAGCCCCGAACCGTCGTCAGAGTCCACGACCGAAGTGCTCAAAATCCCCAAGCCGCCCTTCTCCCTGGGCATGTACCCCCAGCACCTGCCGCTGTGCAGTCCCTTTAACCCCCACCAGTATTCCTTCCTCATGAACCCTTACAACGGCCTGCACCATCCCGTGCGCAATTTGGACCCCGCCTTCTTTGAAGAGTACCAGAAAGAGCTGAAGCGCGGCCTGCAGTTGACGTCCGGTGGCGGGCTTCTAAGCGGAGGCTTCCTGCAAAGTTCCCCTTCGTTCTCGCTGTCGGCGCTGGCGATGGTCGCCGCCCACCGCAACCCTCTCCGCATCCCCCGACCCGACATCCGATCCAGTGAAAGTAAATCCGAGGATTCGTCTACATCGGACAGTCAGTCCACGCCCATTTCCAAGCCCGGCGACGAGGATGTGATGCATTTCACAATTCGCAACTCCGTCCTCATGAAAAAGCCCAAACAGCGGCGGTACAGGACGGAGCGCCCGTGGAGATGCGACCTGTGCGACAAAGGCTTCACCCTCCGTTCCAACATGGAGCGGCACATGAAGCAGCAGCATCCCGACGTCTGGCAACACCGGCCGAGAGGGGTCAACACTCCCAGGTCAGAGACGGACACGCCCACGTCTGCCTCTGACACTCCACACACGATttcagagacagtgagagagcagCTCATCATCAAGATCGAAAAGGACGCAGCTGAAGACAGAGGCGAGGAGGtggagcagagagaagaggaagagagggagctagtcattgatgatggtcatgaagtcgaggaggaggaagaggaggaggaagaggaggaagaggaggaggaagaagaagaagaagaggacgacgaggacgaggaagaagaggaaggtcaGGAGAGCAGCGGAGAGAAAAGTCGGGAAGACAGCAGTGCTGACCTCGCTAGCGTCCACACGTTGCTCTCAACGGCCTCCAGTCAGAGCTTCCCTTTTTTTggcagtgagggggaggaggaagtccCTGGTGAAGATGACTCCACTTCCTCCAACACAATGTCAGAAGAAGCCAAGCGCAGTGCCTATTCTTCGgcaccacaaaaacaaaaatgcccTTTCTGCCAGAGAAAGTTCCCATGGTCCAGTTCCCTTGTGCGACACATCCGCACTCACACAGGACAAAAGCCATACCTGTGCCCAGTGTGCCACTTTCCCTTTACCACCAAGTCCAACTGTGACCGCCACCTCCTGAGAAAGCATCCCGACTCCCCACACACTCTCGGCGGAGACCGTCCTTACCGCTGTTCCAAGTGTCCGGGTGCAGCTTTCACCAGCCTCGAGAGTCTCCGCAAGCACGAAGTGTTCAAGCACGAGAAGGCCAGCGACACGGCCATCTCGAGGGACGACGCTAGACCGTTTCGCTGCCACGTGTGTGAAGTACCGCTTGCAAGTCGCGAGGTGGCAGTTCAGCACGTCAAAGAAGCCCATCCAGAAAACTTTCAGAAAATTACCAGTATAGAGCCGGTCACAGCTGAGAACAACAACGACCCCCTTTCTCCAACGCCAGATTCAACTACCACAGAGAGG GTGAGCTGTATGTTCTGCCTGAATCGATATTGGAGTCTTGCTGAATTAAAGCAGCACGTTACAACCCAGCATACAAACTCTTCACCTGTCTTATCCGCTGTTGAGCAAAAAGAGGGAAGTTTGTCCTCGCCAGCAATAAAGACTGAAATTAAAGAGGAGCGCAAAGATGAAACCGAAGGGTCCGACTTCATCTCCAACCTCCTTGGAACAAGACGAGCAGTTGTCGATCACTTGCTGACATCTAAATCGGCAGATGATGCAGCGAAGCTCTTGGGGGTGCGATAA
- the LOC125031165 gene encoding ras-responsive element-binding protein 1-like isoform X3 has product MVLQQYSDLLHPSFSRVISMCVNMTACGSEGEGEAGLTGNFSCPVCEEVLPAQHEFTQHIRKHNHVIETDNGTKVYCCGICKKQLSSNSSLDRHMLVHSGERPFRCHICGTHFTTNGNMHRHIRGHYRNGGGGGGGGAGSDTGDSDLASEEETSSPRKRHLEDEESVVSAKAVRLNASEVEEEELTCPACGVEQPSQHALEQHVENIHPEYQVACTTCQVGFKNYRALHLHNSMVHHTSTASPPQVDLTLTDFSSPKFPLIAKEICERDRVHQQPGEGVGVHRCQLCHITFPCAESWLMHMREHAAASTGSASSLRCLRCDLSFSNVVELTHHHQRHLCEEPQPGKEGFLRVLDLLKQQEAESASATSMAASIFASGLRPPLSMQPPGQHSPAPADSAKASPEHPSAGRIAATTTTTASSVGPLLSTAPGLSHDEQFARGYREMKLNGQYPCKLCKEVFANLRKLKSHNLVHMVAPPYRCNLCTFFSNDKNTLKEHMKSHKGDTPYECNLCNLAFTTKANCERHIKNIHGRQSRDEVKGCMSYVPQEEGASTDRSLDTVCHICHIDCKARSVLRDHIRSSHPEGMTKPFSCKLCGGAFSSENDVMRHVIQQHSEAATGPTLDSLVVSQAARDDHQDHHDLTPVESLLSFSKLPLTAMPLTTSHQPPPPALPLPFSHNAGIPTPLVPGRTLTPSVTPTLTPVPSVLSASDEDAPLDLSMNSKREQEDDRKEEDDDEEIEVNEVKCEQVEPEDLSKPRKEECREPDEAKSPEPSSESTTEVLKIPKPPFSLGMYPQHLPLCSPFNPHQYSFLMNPYNGLHHPVRNLDPAFFEEYQKELKRGLQLTSGGGLLSGGFLQSSPSFSLSALAMVAAHRNPLRIPRPDIRSSESKSEDSSTSDSQSTPISKPGDEDVMHFTIRNSVLMKKPKQRRYRTERPWRCDLCDKGFTLRSNMERHMKQQHPDVWQHRPRGVNTPRSETDTPTSASDTPHTISETVREQLIIKIEKDAAEDRGEEVEQREEEERELVIDDGHEVEEEEEEEEEEEEEEEEEEEEDDEDEEEEEGQESSGEKSREDSSADLASVHTLLSTASSQSFPFFGSEGEEEVPGEDDSTSSNTMSEEAKRSAYSSAPQKQKCPFCQRKFPWSSSLVRHIRTHTGQKPYLCPVCHFPFTTKSNCDRHLLRKHPDSPHTLGGDRPYRCSKCPGAAFTSLESLRKHEVFKHEKASDTAISRDDARPFRCHVCEVPLASREVAVQHVKEAHPENFQKITSIEPVTAENNNDPLSPTPDSTTTERVSCMFCLNRYWSLAELKQHVTTQHTNSSPVLSAVEQKEGSLSSPAIKTEIKEERKDETEGSDFISNLLGTRRAVVDHLLTSKSADDAAKLLGVR; this is encoded by the exons ATGGTGCTTCAACAATACTCGGATCTACTTCACCCTAGCTTCTCGCGAGTGATATCCATGTGTGTTAACATG ACGGCGTGCgggagtgagggcgagggcgaggcggGCCTGACTGGAAACTTCTCGTGTCCAGTGTGCGAGGAGGTTCTCCCGGCCCAGCACGAATTCACACAGCACATCCGCAAGCACAACCACGTCATCGAGACCGACAACGGCACCAAAGTGTACTGCTGCGGCATCTGCAAGAAGCAGCTAAGCAGCAACAGCTCGCTGGACAGGCACATGCTGGTACATTCCGGCGAGCGGCCGTTCCGCTGCCACATCTGCGGCACGCACTTCACCACCAATGGGAACATGCACCGCCACATCCGGGGGCACTACCGcaacggcggtggcggcggcggaggaggcgcaGGCTCAGACACGGGCGACAGCGACTTGGCCTCGGAGGAGGAAACGTCGTCGCCCCGCAAGCGCCACCTGGAGGACGAGGAGAGCGTGGTGTCCGCCAAGGCCGTACGCCTCAACGCcagcgaggtggaggaggaggagctgacgTGCCCCGCCTGCGGAGTGGAGCAGCCTAGTCAACACGCCCTCGAGCAGCATGTGGAGAATATCCACCCAGAGTACCAAGTGGCGTGCACCACCTGTCAGGTGGGCTTCAAGAACTACCGGGCGCTGCACCTCCACAACTCCATGGTTCACCACACGTCCACAGCGTCGCCGCCGCAGGTGGACCTCACCCTCACAGACTTCTCGAGCCCTAAGTTCCCCCTGATTGCCAAGGAGATCTGCGAGCGGGACCGTGTGCACCAGCAGCccggagagggggtgggggtacacAGGTGCCAGTTGTGCCATATCACATTCCCGTGCGCCGAGTCGTGGCTCATGCACATGCGCGAGCACGCCGCCGCCTCCACGGGATCCGCCTCCTCCCTCAGGTGCCTCCGGTGCGACCTCAGCTTTTCCAACGTGGTCGAGCTGACGCACCACCACCAACGCCACCTGTGCGAGGAGCCGCAGCCGGGCAAGGAGGGCTTCCTCAGGGTGCTGGACCTACTCAAGCAGCAGGAGGCCGAGTCCGCCTCCGCCACCTCGATGGCAGCCTCTATCTTCGCCAGTGGACTGAGGCCGCCCTTGAGCATGCAGCCCCCCGGTCAGCACTCGCCCGCGCCGGCAGACTCAGCGAAGGCGTCTCCCGAGCACCCGTCCGCCGGCCGCATCGCCGCCACGACCACAACCACCGCCAGCAGCGTCGGGCCCCTGCTGTCCACGGCCCCGGGGCTCTCGCACGACGAGCAGTTCGCGCGAGGCTACCGCGAGATGAAGCTGAACGGCCAGTACCCGTGCAAGCTGTGCAAGGAGGTGTTCGCCAACCTGCGCAAACTTAAGTCACACAACCTGGTCCACATGGTGGCTCCCCCGTACCGGTGCAACCTGTGCACCTTCTTCAGCAACGACAAGAACACTCTGAAGGAACACATGAAGAGCCACAAGGGCGACACGCCCTACGAGTGCAACCTCTGCAACCTTGCCTTCACCACAAAGGCCAACTGCGAGCGCCACATCAAGAACATCCACGGGCGCCAGTCGCGGGACGAAGTCAAGGGCTGCATGTCGTACGTGCCGCAGGAGGAGGGCGCCAGCACCGACCGCTCCCTGGACACCGTGTGCCACATCTGCCACATCGACTGCAAGGCGCGGTCCGTGCTGCGCGACCACATCCGCTCCTCGCACCCCGAGGGCATGACCAAGCCTTTCTCGTGCAAGTTGTGCGGCGGCGCCTTCTCCTCCGAGAACGACGTGATGCGCCACGTGATCCAGCAGCACTCGGAGGCCGCCACGGGGCCCACCCTTGACAGCCTCGTGGTGAGCCAGGCCGCCCGCGACGACCACCAGGACCACCACGATCTCACGCCCGTCGAGTCGCTCCTCAGCTTCTCCAAGTTGCCTCTCACCGCAATGCCCCTCACTACCTCCCACCAACCGCCGCCGCCGGCGCTCCCTCTGCCCTTCTCGCACAACGCAGGAATTCCAACGCCCTTGGTTCCTGGCCGCACGCTTACGCCGTCCGTCACGCCCACACTCACGCCCGTGCCCAGCGTGCTCTCCGCCAGCGACGAGGACGCGCCTCTGGACCTCAGCATGAACTccaagagagagcaggaggatgacaggaaggaggaggacgacgacgaggagatcGAGGTGAACGAAGTCAAGTGCGAGCAGGTTGAGCCCGAGGACCTGTCCAAGCCACGCAAGGAGGAGTGCAGGGAGCCCGACGAGGCCAAGAGCCCCGAACCGTCGTCAGAGTCCACGACCGAAGTGCTCAAAATCCCCAAGCCGCCCTTCTCCCTGGGCATGTACCCCCAGCACCTGCCGCTGTGCAGTCCCTTTAACCCCCACCAGTATTCCTTCCTCATGAACCCTTACAACGGCCTGCACCATCCCGTGCGCAATTTGGACCCCGCCTTCTTTGAAGAGTACCAGAAAGAGCTGAAGCGCGGCCTGCAGTTGACGTCCGGTGGCGGGCTTCTAAGCGGAGGCTTCCTGCAAAGTTCCCCTTCGTTCTCGCTGTCGGCGCTGGCGATGGTCGCCGCCCACCGCAACCCTCTCCGCATCCCCCGACCCGACATCCGATCCAGTGAAAGTAAATCCGAGGATTCGTCTACATCGGACAGTCAGTCCACGCCCATTTCCAAGCCCGGCGACGAGGATGTGATGCATTTCACAATTCGCAACTCCGTCCTCATGAAAAAGCCCAAACAGCGGCGGTACAGGACGGAGCGCCCGTGGAGATGCGACCTGTGCGACAAAGGCTTCACCCTCCGTTCCAACATGGAGCGGCACATGAAGCAGCAGCATCCCGACGTCTGGCAACACCGGCCGAGAGGGGTCAACACTCCCAGGTCAGAGACGGACACGCCCACGTCTGCCTCTGACACTCCACACACGATttcagagacagtgagagagcagCTCATCATCAAGATCGAAAAGGACGCAGCTGAAGACAGAGGCGAGGAGGtggagcagagagaagaggaagagagggagctagtcattgatgatggtcatgaagtcgaggaggaggaagaggaggaggaagaggaggaagaggaggaggaagaagaagaagaagaggacgacgaggacgaggaagaagaggaaggtcaGGAGAGCAGCGGAGAGAAAAGTCGGGAAGACAGCAGTGCTGACCTCGCTAGCGTCCACACGTTGCTCTCAACGGCCTCCAGTCAGAGCTTCCCTTTTTTTggcagtgagggggaggaggaagtccCTGGTGAAGATGACTCCACTTCCTCCAACACAATGTCAGAAGAAGCCAAGCGCAGTGCCTATTCTTCGgcaccacaaaaacaaaaatgcccTTTCTGCCAGAGAAAGTTCCCATGGTCCAGTTCCCTTGTGCGACACATCCGCACTCACACAGGACAAAAGCCATACCTGTGCCCAGTGTGCCACTTTCCCTTTACCACCAAGTCCAACTGTGACCGCCACCTCCTGAGAAAGCATCCCGACTCCCCACACACTCTCGGCGGAGACCGTCCTTACCGCTGTTCCAAGTGTCCGGGTGCAGCTTTCACCAGCCTCGAGAGTCTCCGCAAGCACGAAGTGTTCAAGCACGAGAAGGCCAGCGACACGGCCATCTCGAGGGACGACGCTAGACCGTTTCGCTGCCACGTGTGTGAAGTACCGCTTGCAAGTCGCGAGGTGGCAGTTCAGCACGTCAAAGAAGCCCATCCAGAAAACTTTCAGAAAATTACCAGTATAGAGCCGGTCACAGCTGAGAACAACAACGACCCCCTTTCTCCAACGCCAGATTCAACTACCACAGAGAGG GTGAGCTGTATGTTCTGCCTGAATCGATATTGGAGTCTTGCTGAATTAAAGCAGCACGTTACAACCCAGCATACAAACTCTTCACCTGTCTTATCCGCTGTTGAGCAAAAAGAGGGAAGTTTGTCCTCGCCAGCAATAAAGACTGAAATTAAAGAGGAGCGCAAAGATGAAACCGAAGGGTCCGACTTCATCTCCAACCTCCTTGGAACAAGACGAGCAGTTGTCGATCACTTGCTGACATCTAAATCGGCAGATGATGCAGCGAAGCTCTTGGGGGTGCGATAA